One segment of Nostoc flagelliforme CCNUN1 DNA contains the following:
- a CDS encoding transposase encodes MPYSSSLTDQEWEILEPLLPQILPPKKQTRPSNWTKRELLDGIFYQLKNGCNWEDLPKDLPPYSTVYWHYKQWRAQGAIDKLMGILHSQVREQVKKNPNGRR; translated from the coding sequence ATGCCGTACTCTAGTAGCCTAACAGACCAAGAGTGGGAAATCCTTGAACCTCTACTACCTCAGATATTGCCGCCTAAGAAGCAGACCAGACCCTCCAATTGGACAAAAAGAGAACTCTTGGATGGCATCTTCTATCAACTGAAGAATGGCTGTAATTGGGAAGACTTGCCCAAGGACTTGCCCCCCTACTCAACCGTATATTGGCATTACAAGCAGTGGCGGGCCCAAGGAGCGATCGACAAACTAATGGGTATCTTACATTCTCAAGTACGTGAGCAAGTAAAAAAAAACCCAAATGGACGACGTTGA
- a CDS encoding tandem-95 repeat protein, whose product MKTRPSLNLSSLDGSNGFVINGINEGDFSGISVSSAGDFNGDGFDDLIIGALRADPNGNDAAGESYVVFGKSSSFGASLNLSSLDGSNGFVLNGINIYDQSGISVSSAGDFNGDGFDDLIIGARGADPNGKESAGESYVVFGKSSGFGASLNLSSLDSNNGFAINGIAADEQSGGSVSSAGDFNGDGFDDLIIGARFATPNGNAAAGESYVIFGFRTTTITDEDTPVNILASTILSRYTDVDGDILSISNFTNPANGTLTLNDIGTLGDASDDYFIYTPKPNYNGADSFTYTVIDGNGGNITATFNLNVKPVNDAPVAVNDTVTAAKNTAVNIQANTLLANDTDIDSTNLSITDISDTTNGTAVLKNNGTPSNSADDFIVFTPNSGFSGAASFNYTITDRQLTSTAKVTIQVGDRLLGGNGNDVLHGTPGKDTLNGGNGKDNLYGGNGKDTLNGGNGNDLLCGGIGSDILTGGNGKDKFVFTDGEGTDIITDFCKGNDLIGLSGGLTFNKLSFTGNNIIVTATDEILATLTGISTTTLTAANFTIV is encoded by the coding sequence TTGAAAACACGCCCTAGCCTCAACCTCTCATCTCTGGACGGCAGTAACGGCTTTGTGATCAACGGCATTAACGAGGGTGACTTCTCAGGCATCTCTGTTAGCAGTGCCGGAGACTTCAACGGCGACGGCTTCGATGACCTGATTATCGGGGCATTACGTGCCGACCCCAACGGCAATGATGCTGCTGGGGAGAGCTACGTAGTGTTTGGCAAGAGCAGTAGCTTTGGAGCTAGCCTCAACCTTTCATCCCTGGATGGCAGCAACGGCTTTGTACTTAATGGCATTAATATTTATGACCAATCAGGAATCTCCGTTAGCAGTGCGGGAGACTTCAACGGTGACGGCTTCGATGACCTGATTATCGGGGCAAGAGGTGCTGACCCCAACGGTAAGGAAAGTGCTGGGGAGAGCTACGTAGTATTTGGAAAGAGCAGTGGCTTTGGAGCTAGCCTCAACCTCTCATCCCTGGACAGTAACAACGGCTTTGCGATCAACGGCATTGCTGCTGATGAACAATCAGGCGGCTCCGTTAGCAGTGCCGGAGACTTCAACGGTGACGGCTTTGACGACCTAATTATCGGGGCACGTTTTGCTACTCCCAACGGCAATGCTGCTGCTGGGGAGAGCTATGTCATCTTTGGCTTTAGGACTACGACTATAACTGACGAAGATACTCCTGTTAATATACTTGCCAGCACCATTTTAAGCAGATATACAGACGTTGATGGCGATATCTTAAGCATTAGTAATTTTACCAATCCTGCCAACGGCACACTGACTTTAAACGACATCGGTACTCTAGGGGATGCCAGCGACGACTACTTTATTTATACACCCAAGCCCAATTACAACGGCGCTGATAGCTTTACCTACACTGTCATTGACGGTAATGGCGGCAACATTACTGCTACTTTTAACTTGAACGTTAAGCCAGTCAATGACGCACCCGTTGCCGTCAATGATACTGTTACCGCTGCCAAAAATACTGCTGTGAACATTCAAGCTAATACCCTGCTGGCTAACGATACTGACATCGATAGCACCAACCTCAGCATCACTGATATCAGTGATACAACTAACGGTACTGCGGTGCTGAAAAATAACGGCACTCCCAGCAACTCGGCAGATGATTTTATTGTGTTTACCCCAAATAGCGGGTTTAGTGGTGCGGCCAGTTTCAACTACACAATCACCGATCGCCAACTCACCAGCACTGCTAAAGTTACTATCCAAGTGGGCGATCGCCTACTTGGTGGCAACGGCAATGATGTCCTCCACGGCACTCCTGGCAAAGACACCCTCAATGGCGGCAATGGCAAAGACAACCTTTACGGTGGTAATGGCAAAGACACCCTCAATGGCGGCAATGGTAACGACCTCTTGTGCGGTGGTATTGGTAGCGATATCCTCACAGGTGGTAATGGCAAGGATAAATTTGTCTTCACTGATGGAGAAGGTACTGATATTATTACCGACTTCTGCAAGGGCAACGATTTGATTGGCTTGTCTGGTGGTCTGACCTTCAATAAACTAAGTTTCACTGGTAATAACATCATAGTGACTGCTACTGATGAAATCTTGGCAACGCTGACTGGCATTAGTACCACAACACTGACTGCCGCTAATTTCACTATTGTCTAA
- a CDS encoding transposase has protein sequence MLNRKDIVSTFSTNGIKRHLAVDTLGFPFFTHCTKANLSDDKGLIEMLTKNIGYFQSKPVNTPKITILLDHGYHTEYLREELEKVYPQIMTKIRFELSAKPSKQEKKD, from the coding sequence GTGTTGAATCGAAAGGATATTGTTTCTACTTTCTCGACGAATGGGATCAAGAGGCATCTAGCCGTTGATACCCTGGGATTTCCGTTCTTTACTCATTGCACCAAAGCAAATCTATCTGATGATAAGGGTTTGATTGAGATGTTGACTAAAAACATCGGTTATTTCCAGTCGAAGCCCGTCAATACTCCCAAAATCACCATTCTCCTAGACCACGGTTATCACACTGAGTATTTGAGGGAGGAGTTAGAAAAAGTTTATCCCCAAATAATGACGAAAATCAGGTTTGAACTTTCGGCAAAACCATCGAAACAAGAAAAGAAAGACTAA